In Risungbinella massiliensis, a single window of DNA contains:
- a CDS encoding LysR family transcriptional regulator, translating into MELRQLQYFIEVAKREHVTEASNALHVAQSAISRQISSLEDELGVPLFHREGRNIRLTVLGKIFLHHAEAAIREIEKAQQVMKEYLDPERGTIRLGFPSSLAANTLPTIISAFRKQHPHVGFQLRQGSYKYLIDAVRKAEIDISLIGPVPTSEKDIDGHVLFVERIDALLPMTHPKANQSTIRLSDLQQDSFVLFPTKYILHKIVVEACQMIGFTPKVSFEGEDIDAIKGLVATGLGVTLLPEVTLHENIPRGTKRIPISEPPLKRNVGIITPNNRKLPPSEQIFYQFVIQFFDQIYHSNQFV; encoded by the coding sequence ATGGAATTGAGACAACTTCAGTACTTTATCGAAGTAGCCAAGCGTGAGCATGTTACAGAAGCCTCCAATGCGCTACATGTAGCACAATCTGCAATCAGTCGACAAATCTCCAGTCTAGAAGATGAATTAGGTGTTCCCTTGTTTCATCGAGAAGGACGAAATATTAGATTAACCGTTTTAGGTAAAATTTTTTTGCATCATGCGGAAGCAGCTATACGAGAAATAGAAAAAGCTCAGCAAGTCATGAAAGAGTATCTCGATCCTGAGCGTGGTACCATTCGGCTTGGCTTTCCTAGTAGTTTAGCAGCTAATACACTTCCTACCATCATCTCTGCTTTCCGAAAGCAACATCCTCATGTCGGTTTCCAACTTCGGCAAGGATCCTACAAGTATTTAATCGATGCTGTTAGAAAAGCGGAAATAGATATCTCATTAATTGGTCCTGTCCCGACTAGCGAAAAAGATATAGATGGTCATGTTCTTTTTGTGGAGAGAATCGATGCTCTGTTACCTATGACTCATCCCAAGGCAAATCAATCCACGATCCGTTTGAGCGACTTGCAACAAGATTCTTTTGTCTTGTTTCCAACAAAATATATTCTCCATAAAATTGTAGTGGAAGCTTGTCAGATGATAGGTTTTACCCCGAAGGTTTCTTTTGAAGGAGAAGACATCGATGCAATCAAAGGGTTAGTTGCAACTGGATTGGGAGTAACTCTTTTACCTGAAGTGACCTTGCATGAAAACATTCCAAGAGGAACAAAACGTATTCCCATTAGCGAACCACCTCTCAAAAGAAATGTAGGGATCATCACACCTAACAATCGAAAACTTCCACCATCCGAACAAATATTTTATCAATTTGTTATCCAATTCTTTGATCAAATATATCATTCCAATCAATTTGTTTAA
- a CDS encoding GNAT family N-acetyltransferase yields the protein MKQIILVRGVLIQKGKLLLIQRAEQERSFPGHYELPGGKVDAGEDPVEALEREFWEETGIQIQVGTPIQTLKKSSQDHHLIEIVYHVSADHTTVTLSEDHQDVRWVQELSEIEGLQITPEDYQVINPFLKKIMRIEAITHIQKVEELWGDKVVSRGRVHHTRELSGFQAILDNEPVGFITYHQEGDQWEIVTLDSIVENQGVGRALLEHMIVFAKSHNGARLWLITSNDNVHALRFYQKRGFEMCAIHLDAITEARKIKPTIPIVGLDGIPIRHELELEYLMNLSHL from the coding sequence TTGAAACAAATTATATTAGTAAGAGGTGTTCTCATCCAAAAAGGGAAACTTCTCCTAATTCAACGCGCGGAACAGGAGCGAAGTTTTCCAGGACATTATGAGTTACCAGGCGGAAAAGTAGATGCAGGAGAAGACCCTGTGGAGGCATTAGAGAGAGAATTTTGGGAAGAAACAGGGATTCAAATACAAGTGGGAACCCCCATACAAACACTGAAGAAATCAAGTCAAGATCATCATCTAATAGAAATTGTTTATCATGTATCAGCTGATCATACTACTGTCACCTTGAGTGAAGACCATCAAGATGTTCGGTGGGTACAGGAACTATCTGAAATAGAAGGACTTCAGATCACCCCGGAAGATTATCAAGTGATCAATCCTTTTCTAAAAAAGATAATGAGGATCGAAGCCATTACCCACATCCAAAAGGTGGAAGAATTATGGGGTGATAAAGTAGTTTCTCGAGGAAGAGTTCATCACACAAGAGAACTATCAGGTTTTCAGGCGATCTTAGATAACGAACCAGTTGGATTTATCACATATCATCAAGAAGGAGATCAATGGGAGATTGTAACCCTAGACAGTATCGTCGAAAATCAAGGAGTCGGTAGAGCACTATTGGAGCATATGATCGTTTTTGCCAAATCCCATAACGGTGCTCGACTATGGCTCATCACCTCTAATGATAATGTGCATGCACTGCGCTTTTACCAAAAACGAGGTTTTGAGATGTGCGCTATCCATTTGGATGCCATAACAGAGGCACGTAAGATAAAGCCAACCATCCCTATAGTTGGACTAGATGGAATACCAATTCGTCATGAGTTGGAATTAGAATATCTAATGAACCTCTCCCACCTATAG
- a CDS encoding transcriptional regulator, translated as MMGFQKMARLDKMIHEPARLAIMSALEACSMAEFLFLQELTGLTKGNLSCHLSKLEKAEYIIIEKSYIRRKIPQTTIRITSEGTAALERYWEQMDKIREFTKKWQEERENQRTGGLIG; from the coding sequence ATGATGGGATTCCAAAAAATGGCTCGGTTAGATAAAATGATTCATGAACCAGCCAGATTGGCGATTATGAGTGCATTAGAAGCATGTTCCATGGCTGAATTTCTTTTTTTGCAAGAACTAACAGGTTTAACAAAAGGGAATCTCTCTTGTCATTTGTCCAAGTTAGAAAAAGCAGAATATATCATCATTGAGAAATCATATATTCGTCGAAAGATTCCTCAAACTACCATCCGGATCACCTCTGAAGGGACAGCTGCTCTAGAAAGGTATTGGGAACAAATGGATAAGATTCGGGAGTTCACGAAAAAATGGCAAGAAGAGCGGGAAAACCAACGTACTGGAGGCCTCATTGGTTGA
- a CDS encoding peptide MFS transporter — protein sequence MAQTADAALSGTQQSKKKHPPGLYLLFLTEMWERFSYYGMRAILVLYLTTSLVSGGLAFDESVALSIYGFFTGACYFLPILGGYLTDQFMKRRVAITIGGIVMALGNLVLFADQSKLALYIGLGLLIIGNGFFKPNISTLVGELYGPKEKERRDAAFTIFYMGINLGAFFSPLIVGFLAEDYFKTTFNGVVQYGFKYGFLVAAIGMIIGQIIFNLLSKRYLGNIGAEPPVRKAKANSGQAVSDQPLTKKEKQRTTVVLIITCFVVFFWAGFEQAGSSLTLYTDRFVDKSLFGWEMPTSWFQSINPFFIIILAPLVSALWLKLAKTKRGDLPVPVKMGLGMVLLGIGFLILSIAVLQTGSDPENIKQKASLFFIIFTYLFHTIGELFLSPVGLSLVSRIAPVKLASLLMGVWVSSNGIANLLSGQIAVFTQSLGYLEVFTVIGIVAMVIGLILVAISKKLVAMMD from the coding sequence ATGGCACAAACTGCAGATGCTGCATTAAGCGGCACACAACAGTCGAAGAAGAAACACCCTCCGGGCTTATATCTTCTTTTCTTAACTGAGATGTGGGAACGATTTAGTTATTACGGGATGAGAGCGATCCTTGTCTTGTATTTGACTACCTCATTAGTGAGTGGTGGACTAGCATTCGATGAAAGTGTTGCCCTTTCCATTTATGGATTCTTTACAGGGGCTTGTTACTTTTTACCGATTTTAGGTGGATATCTCACCGACCAATTCATGAAAAGACGAGTTGCGATTACAATCGGTGGGATTGTGATGGCGCTTGGTAACTTGGTGCTCTTTGCTGATCAGAGCAAATTAGCCCTTTATATTGGTCTCGGTCTTCTCATTATCGGGAACGGATTCTTTAAGCCGAACATTTCAACCCTCGTTGGGGAGCTATATGGACCAAAAGAAAAAGAGCGTCGTGACGCTGCATTCACCATTTTTTACATGGGAATTAACTTAGGTGCTTTCTTCTCACCACTTATTGTTGGATTCTTGGCGGAAGATTATTTCAAAACTACCTTTAATGGCGTCGTACAATATGGATTCAAATATGGATTCTTAGTAGCTGCGATCGGGATGATCATTGGGCAGATTATATTCAACCTGTTATCTAAACGTTATTTAGGTAACATCGGTGCTGAGCCTCCAGTCCGCAAGGCCAAAGCAAATAGTGGTCAAGCAGTTTCCGACCAACCATTAACCAAAAAAGAAAAACAGCGTACTACTGTTGTATTGATCATTACCTGTTTTGTTGTCTTTTTCTGGGCTGGATTTGAACAAGCTGGTAGCTCCCTAACCTTATATACAGACCGTTTTGTAGATAAGAGTCTCTTTGGTTGGGAAATGCCAACCTCTTGGTTCCAATCCATCAATCCATTCTTTATTATCATACTAGCTCCTCTGGTATCTGCACTCTGGCTAAAATTAGCTAAAACCAAACGTGGAGATCTACCAGTTCCTGTTAAAATGGGACTTGGAATGGTATTGCTCGGAATCGGTTTCCTGATCCTTTCCATTGCAGTATTACAAACCGGTAGTGATCCAGAGAACATCAAACAAAAAGCTAGTTTGTTCTTTATTATCTTTACCTATCTATTCCATACCATTGGGGAACTCTTCCTATCTCCAGTAGGACTATCCCTCGTAAGCCGTATCGCTCCAGTGAAATTGGCTTCCCTTCTAATGGGTGTTTGGGTATCTAGTAACGGTATTGCCAACCTATTATCCGGACAAATTGCTGTCTTTACCCAATCTCTTGGATATCTCGAAGTATTTACCGTAATCGGGATTGTAGCGATGGTTATTGGTCTTATTCTCGTTGCAATCTCCAAAAAACTAGTTGCTATGATGGACTAA
- a CDS encoding DUF896 domain-containing protein has product MITDKLIARINELARKKRTSGLTEAEQKEQKELYAVYLKGIRGQVKGQLSQIRYVGDKKTPLQ; this is encoded by the coding sequence ATGATTACGGACAAACTAATTGCTCGCATCAATGAACTGGCTCGAAAGAAAAGAACATCTGGTCTAACAGAGGCGGAACAAAAAGAACAAAAAGAACTGTATGCGGTCTATCTCAAAGGGATTCGAGGTCAAGTAAAAGGACAACTTTCTCAAATCCGTTATGTAGGAGATAAAAAGACCCCATTACAATAA
- a CDS encoding DUF192 domain-containing protein translates to MRWVNVYRHNTFFRKIELAVTITELMQGLLGRTSAGRGLFLMGTSQIHMVGMKFPIDVVYLNKEGFIIGLEEALPPNSYGEYFKGAAHVIEFSSGTIQDYQIKVGERWFWSIEE, encoded by the coding sequence GTGAGATGGGTGAATGTGTATCGCCACAATACCTTTTTTCGAAAAATAGAACTAGCTGTAACGATAACAGAACTGATGCAAGGTCTTCTTGGACGCACATCAGCTGGTAGAGGTTTGTTTCTTATGGGAACTTCCCAAATCCATATGGTTGGAATGAAATTTCCCATCGATGTCGTCTATTTAAATAAAGAAGGATTCATTATCGGTTTGGAGGAAGCACTGCCTCCTAACAGTTACGGAGAATACTTTAAAGGAGCAGCGCATGTAATTGAATTTAGCTCTGGTACCATCCAAGATTACCAGATCAAAGTTGGAGAACGATGGTTTTGGAGTATAGAAGAATAA
- a CDS encoding glutamate synthase subunit beta, translating to MGSKTGFMNRKREEPSKQDPLHRTQNWLEYQIPLSDEKITEQASRCMDCGTPFCHTGILFQGRDTGCPLSNLIPDWNDLVYRNRWKEALDRLLETNNFPEFTGKICPAPCEGSCTLAIHDSAVSIKSIEQAIIDKGFAEGWITPNPPTQRTEKKVVIVGSGPAGLACADELNKQGHEVTVLERSDRIGGLLMYGIPNMKLEKSTIQRRVDLLIQEGIQFVTNMEVGKNISMEQLQSDYDAVILCTGATQPRTLNVEGSNVAGVIYAMDYLTDSTKHLLDPNDHTLSFNAAGKDVIVIGGGDTGADCVATALRQKCRSVTQFGKHPSLPQDRAEDNPWPEFPYVFSLDYAYEEATSRFEKDPREYCIQTKKILRDASGSVQELHTIQMEKSVDENGEVTFREIPGTEQIWPTQMVLIAIGYSGGETAFYEQVGVEYTNGKVKTSYGEYQTNLECVFVAGDARRGQSLVVWAIHEGREAARECHKYLTKSAIQ from the coding sequence ATGGGAAGTAAAACAGGTTTTATGAATCGAAAAAGAGAGGAACCTTCCAAACAAGATCCTCTTCATCGAACACAAAATTGGCTGGAGTACCAAATTCCGTTATCGGACGAGAAAATCACAGAACAAGCGTCACGATGTATGGACTGTGGAACACCATTTTGCCATACAGGTATTTTATTCCAAGGAAGAGATACAGGATGCCCCCTTTCCAATCTCATCCCAGATTGGAATGATCTTGTCTATCGAAATCGCTGGAAGGAGGCATTGGACCGTCTTTTAGAAACAAATAATTTCCCTGAATTTACTGGGAAGATTTGTCCTGCTCCCTGTGAAGGATCTTGTACTCTTGCGATCCATGATTCGGCTGTTTCCATCAAAAGTATTGAACAAGCCATTATAGATAAGGGGTTTGCAGAAGGTTGGATTACACCCAATCCTCCTACTCAACGTACTGAAAAGAAAGTCGTAATTGTGGGTTCTGGGCCAGCAGGTCTCGCTTGCGCTGACGAATTGAATAAGCAAGGACATGAAGTTACGGTTCTAGAGCGTTCCGATCGAATAGGTGGTCTTCTCATGTACGGAATCCCCAATATGAAATTAGAAAAAAGCACGATACAGCGTCGAGTAGATCTTCTAATACAGGAGGGAATCCAGTTTGTAACCAATATGGAAGTTGGAAAAAACATTTCAATGGAACAGCTTCAATCCGACTATGATGCAGTGATTCTATGTACTGGTGCTACGCAACCGCGCACATTAAATGTGGAAGGTAGCAATGTAGCTGGTGTTATTTATGCAATGGATTATTTGACTGATTCGACTAAACATCTATTAGACCCAAATGATCATACCCTTTCATTCAATGCAGCAGGAAAAGACGTAATCGTAATTGGCGGGGGCGATACAGGAGCAGATTGTGTAGCCACCGCCCTTCGCCAAAAATGTCGGAGTGTTACGCAATTTGGTAAACATCCTTCTTTACCACAGGATCGTGCAGAAGATAATCCTTGGCCGGAGTTTCCTTATGTCTTTTCACTAGACTATGCTTATGAAGAAGCTACAAGTCGATTTGAGAAAGATCCCCGGGAGTATTGTATTCAAACGAAAAAAATACTACGAGATGCATCGGGTAGTGTCCAAGAGCTTCATACAATCCAAATGGAAAAATCGGTTGACGAGAATGGAGAAGTTACCTTTCGAGAAATACCTGGTACGGAACAAATATGGCCAACCCAAATGGTCCTAATCGCCATCGGATATTCAGGAGGAGAGACCGCTTTTTACGAACAGGTTGGTGTAGAATACACAAATGGGAAAGTAAAAACATCTTATGGTGAGTACCAGACTAATTTGGAATGTGTTTTTGTAGCAGGAGATGCAAGAAGAGGACAAAGTTTAGTAGTTTGGGCGATACACGAAGGACGAGAGGCAGCTCGGGAGTGTCATAAGTACTTGACGAAGTCTGCGATTCAATAA
- a CDS encoding DsbA family oxidoreductase yields the protein MKIEVFQDLVCPWCYIGKQNLLKAIQAWGKPVTLVHRSFLLDPTIPKEGIGFLESMSQKMGNAEAVKQITERVTRAGAQVGISFRFDLVEQMPNTILSHRLIKSLPEDQQMTLSESIFEAYFTQGKDIGKKEVLTEIALSSGLAADQIQEAWGNEETVQAVTSELTRAKELGVSGVPFFVLNEKLGLSGAHPVENFLRAFAEAE from the coding sequence ATGAAAATAGAAGTATTTCAAGATTTGGTATGTCCTTGGTGCTATATTGGAAAACAAAATTTGCTTAAAGCAATCCAAGCATGGGGAAAACCGGTCACACTAGTACATAGATCATTCTTACTTGATCCTACCATTCCAAAAGAAGGAATCGGATTCCTTGAGTCGATGTCTCAAAAAATGGGGAATGCGGAAGCGGTAAAACAAATTACCGAGCGTGTAACACGGGCAGGAGCACAAGTAGGAATCTCATTCCGTTTTGATCTAGTAGAGCAAATGCCTAATACAATTCTCTCTCATCGATTGATCAAATCTCTACCAGAAGACCAACAAATGACGTTGTCTGAATCTATTTTTGAAGCTTACTTTACTCAAGGAAAAGATATTGGTAAGAAAGAAGTTCTCACAGAGATTGCCCTGTCATCCGGGCTCGCTGCAGATCAAATTCAAGAGGCATGGGGTAACGAAGAAACCGTACAAGCAGTCACATCCGAATTAACTCGCGCGAAAGAATTAGGTGTTTCTGGTGTTCCGTTCTTTGTTTTAAATGAAAAGTTAGGGTTATCTGGTGCCCATCCTGTAGAGAACTTTTTACGGGCATTTGCCGAAGCAGAATAA
- the gltB gene encoding glutamate synthase large subunit — MNGYPIKQGLYAPEREHDACGIGFVANLKREASHEIVKQAIHMLRQLDHRGGVNNGVGDGAGILVQIPHSYFQNACNNLGFSLPEPGRYAVGMVFLPSDQLAQKQFEERLEFIVQQEGQHVLGWRDTPIDIGILSQLSSESQPVIRQVFIEASEGVADLLAFERKLYVIRKQLEKSVEDDAYFVSLSSRTIVYKGMLTPEQLGAFYMDLQDPLFTSMFAMVHNRFSTNTFPSWKRAHPYRYLLHNGEINTLQGNINWMIAREKRFDTPLFGEDLAKIHPILDLDGTDSAILDNCFEFLVLTGRSPVHAAMMMIPSPWEHDHELDDSTKAFYEYHSGLMEPWDGPTAITFTDGKQVGAILDRNGLRPARYYVTTEGNVIFSSEVGVVPVPDEKIAQKGRLKGGQILLVDLDEGRIIEDKEIKEKIAKEHPYRHWIQEQMVELDHFETRSIVELRDQEIISLQQMHGYTHEELNKNLLPMVIERKDPIGSMGSDTPLAVLSNRPQLLYNYFKQSFAQVTNPPIDAIREVSVTSTRTLLGKEGDFLHPTAQNARRILVNTPILSEDDFSKLVHNSYEEFQVKKLCTLFSADDESELEQALEKLFDEADQAIREGYSLIVLSDRGTSPTLAPIPALLAVSGLHHHLVRQGTRTKVSIICEPAEARDVHQLAMLIGYGADAIHPYLATAIIRQCVREGLLSDDPDDAVTKYIQTATEGIVKIMSKMGISTIQSYRGAQIFEAIGIHSSVIDRYFTRTPSQIGGITLDVIARETLLRHQRAFPSTKSPLPLDSGSQLQWRRNGEAHAYSPQTIHLLQRACRQKDYSLFQKYSAMMKDEEVLFLRSLLDFRQDRTPVPLEEVEPVESIVKRFKTGAMSFGSLSKEAHETLAIAMNRLGAKSNSGEGGEDPNRYMLDEQGDSRASAIKQVASGRFGVTSQYLVNAQEIQIKMAQGAKPGEGGHLPGSKVYPWIAEVRGSTPGVGLISPPPHHDIYSIEDLAQLIHDLKNANPKARISVKLVAKAGVGTIAAGVAKAKADGIVISGHDGGTGASPRSSIQHAGVPWELGLAEVNQTLLLNNLRDRIVIETDGKLMTGRDVVIAALLGAEEFGFATAPLVVLGCIMMRACHLDTCPVGVATQNPELRKHFTGDPEHVVTFMRFIAQEVRELMARLGFHKIDEMVGRTDVLQERKISKTHWKAKHLDLSSLLYQPEVDTTVGRYQQKQQNHQLEESLDAQFLLPLAKKAIQDPLQPTKARFSITNTDRVVGTMLGWEITKKYGEKGLPEDTISVDFYGSAGQSFGSFIPNGLTLTLVGDANDYVGKGLSGGKIIIHPAKTSVFQAEKNVVIGNAAFYGATSGEAYINGIAGERFGVRNSGIRAVVEGVGDHGCEYMTGGKVVILGPTGKNFAAGMSGGIAYVLAEEKESFLQNCNLAMVDIQSLQDKKEIKEVQQMIQRHVKYTGSDMGQRVLQNWNERVGKFVKVIAHEYSKMIQYLQETEERKENTTTLPWDGNQKKKPKAATTKKRTGLA; from the coding sequence ATGAATGGTTACCCAATCAAACAAGGTCTATATGCCCCAGAACGAGAACATGATGCATGCGGAATAGGATTTGTTGCAAATCTCAAAAGAGAAGCATCACATGAAATAGTAAAACAAGCTATTCATATGCTCCGTCAATTAGACCATCGTGGAGGAGTAAATAATGGAGTTGGGGATGGGGCTGGGATCTTAGTTCAAATTCCTCATTCTTACTTTCAAAACGCTTGTAATAATCTAGGATTTTCATTACCCGAACCAGGGCGATATGCAGTAGGAATGGTTTTTCTCCCCTCCGATCAATTAGCGCAGAAACAGTTTGAGGAAAGGCTGGAGTTTATTGTTCAACAAGAAGGACAACATGTATTAGGGTGGAGAGATACACCAATTGATATCGGAATATTAAGTCAATTATCTTCCGAAAGCCAACCAGTTATTCGTCAGGTATTTATTGAAGCAAGTGAAGGTGTAGCAGACTTACTAGCATTTGAGAGGAAGCTATATGTCATCCGAAAGCAATTAGAAAAATCTGTAGAGGACGATGCGTACTTTGTTAGTCTATCGAGTAGAACAATCGTTTATAAAGGAATGCTTACTCCAGAACAGCTGGGTGCCTTTTACATGGATTTACAAGATCCTCTTTTTACATCTATGTTCGCTATGGTGCATAACCGGTTTAGTACCAATACATTCCCCAGTTGGAAGCGTGCGCATCCCTATCGATATCTGCTACACAATGGTGAGATTAACACACTCCAAGGCAATATAAATTGGATGATAGCACGTGAAAAACGATTTGACACTCCATTATTTGGAGAAGATCTAGCCAAAATTCATCCTATTTTGGATCTGGATGGAACTGATTCTGCGATTTTGGACAATTGCTTTGAGTTTCTGGTACTAACAGGTCGTTCCCCAGTTCATGCAGCGATGATGATGATCCCATCACCATGGGAGCATGATCATGAATTAGATGATTCCACCAAAGCTTTTTATGAGTACCATAGTGGTTTGATGGAGCCGTGGGATGGACCTACAGCTATCACCTTTACGGATGGAAAACAAGTAGGAGCTATTCTAGACCGAAATGGCTTACGTCCTGCACGCTATTATGTTACGACAGAAGGGAATGTTATCTTTTCCTCTGAGGTTGGAGTTGTTCCGGTTCCAGATGAGAAAATTGCACAGAAAGGGCGATTAAAAGGAGGTCAGATACTGTTAGTCGATCTAGACGAAGGTAGGATTATCGAAGATAAAGAGATAAAAGAAAAAATTGCCAAGGAACATCCCTACCGCCATTGGATCCAGGAGCAAATGGTAGAGTTAGATCATTTTGAAACACGATCTATTGTGGAATTGCGAGATCAGGAAATTATATCTTTGCAACAAATGCATGGATATACACATGAAGAGCTAAATAAAAACCTTCTACCTATGGTGATAGAAAGAAAAGATCCAATCGGTTCGATGGGTTCAGATACCCCTTTGGCGGTTCTATCTAATCGTCCTCAGTTACTTTACAACTACTTTAAACAGTCTTTTGCTCAGGTGACCAACCCTCCAATCGATGCAATTCGGGAAGTGTCTGTTACTTCTACGAGGACGCTCTTAGGTAAAGAAGGAGATTTTCTTCACCCTACTGCTCAAAACGCTCGGCGTATTCTTGTTAACACACCAATCTTATCTGAAGATGACTTTTCCAAGTTAGTACACAACTCTTATGAAGAGTTTCAAGTGAAGAAGTTGTGTACCTTGTTTTCTGCGGATGACGAATCTGAGCTAGAACAAGCTTTAGAAAAGCTATTTGATGAAGCAGACCAAGCCATTAGAGAAGGATACAGTCTGATCGTACTTTCTGATCGCGGGACTAGTCCAACGTTAGCGCCGATCCCTGCCTTATTAGCGGTAAGTGGACTTCATCACCATCTTGTGCGTCAAGGTACCCGAACAAAAGTTAGTATTATCTGTGAACCAGCAGAAGCACGTGATGTGCATCAGCTGGCGATGTTAATCGGATATGGCGCGGATGCGATCCATCCATATTTAGCTACTGCCATCATAAGGCAATGTGTTCGAGAAGGATTATTATCGGACGATCCAGACGATGCAGTAACGAAATATATTCAGACTGCTACGGAAGGTATCGTGAAAATCATGTCCAAAATGGGGATTTCTACGATCCAGAGTTATCGTGGAGCACAAATTTTTGAAGCCATTGGAATCCATTCTTCTGTCATCGATCGATATTTCACCAGAACTCCTTCGCAAATTGGCGGTATTACGCTAGACGTTATTGCTCGCGAGACTCTTCTTCGTCATCAACGAGCGTTTCCCTCTACTAAATCCCCATTGCCGCTAGATTCTGGAAGCCAGTTACAGTGGAGACGAAATGGTGAGGCACATGCCTATTCTCCTCAAACAATTCATTTGCTACAACGCGCCTGTCGCCAAAAGGATTACTCTCTATTCCAAAAATACTCTGCGATGATGAAGGATGAGGAGGTTCTGTTTTTACGTAGCTTATTAGATTTCCGCCAAGATCGCACTCCAGTTCCACTTGAAGAGGTAGAACCAGTGGAATCGATTGTGAAGCGATTCAAAACAGGGGCAATGTCTTTTGGGTCTCTAAGTAAAGAAGCTCATGAAACACTAGCAATTGCAATGAATCGTCTTGGGGCAAAGAGTAATAGCGGAGAAGGTGGGGAAGATCCCAATCGTTATATGTTAGATGAGCAGGGAGATTCTCGTGCCAGTGCGATCAAACAGGTGGCGTCAGGGCGTTTTGGAGTTACGAGTCAATATTTAGTGAATGCACAAGAGATCCAAATCAAAATGGCCCAAGGTGCAAAACCTGGTGAAGGTGGTCATCTTCCAGGTTCTAAAGTGTATCCATGGATAGCGGAGGTAAGAGGATCTACTCCCGGTGTTGGCTTGATCTCTCCTCCCCCACATCATGATATTTATTCGATTGAGGATTTAGCGCAATTAATTCACGATCTAAAGAACGCCAATCCCAAAGCACGAATTAGTGTCAAGCTAGTTGCCAAAGCAGGCGTGGGAACGATCGCGGCTGGGGTGGCAAAGGCCAAAGCAGATGGGATTGTAATCAGTGGACATGATGGAGGAACCGGCGCTTCTCCTAGAAGTAGTATCCAACATGCGGGAGTTCCATGGGAGTTAGGTTTAGCGGAAGTAAACCAAACTCTATTGCTAAATAATTTGCGAGATCGTATTGTCATCGAAACAGACGGAAAGTTGATGACAGGTCGTGATGTGGTGATCGCTGCACTGCTTGGCGCAGAAGAGTTTGGATTTGCTACTGCTCCATTGGTTGTGCTTGGGTGTATCATGATGCGGGCATGTCATTTAGATACTTGTCCAGTAGGAGTAGCTACCCAAAATCCAGAGTTACGAAAACATTTTACGGGAGATCCAGAGCATGTAGTTACTTTTATGAGATTTATCGCCCAAGAGGTTCGCGAACTCATGGCAAGACTAGGTTTCCACAAGATAGATGAGATGGTAGGTCGTACAGATGTGTTGCAAGAAAGAAAAATCTCGAAAACACATTGGAAAGCTAAACATCTGGATCTTTCTTCTCTTTTATACCAACCGGAGGTAGATACAACGGTTGGAAGATACCAGCAAAAGCAACAAAACCACCAATTGGAAGAATCGCTAGATGCTCAATTTCTTCTTCCGCTTGCTAAAAAGGCAATTCAAGATCCGCTTCAACCTACGAAAGCACGTTTCTCTATCACCAATACTGATCGAGTGGTAGGAACGATGTTAGGTTGGGAGATAACCAAAAAATATGGAGAGAAAGGTCTACCCGAGGACACCATATCTGTCGATTTTTATGGATCCGCCGGACAAAGTTTTGGATCCTTTATCCCCAATGGGCTTACACTCACCCTAGTCGGAGATGCCAATGATTATGTAGGCAAAGGGTTATCAGGCGGCAAAATAATCATTCACCCTGCGAAAACTTCTGTTTTTCAAGCAGAGAAAAATGTTGTGATCGGGAATGCAGCGTTTTATGGTGCAACTTCAGGTGAAGCATATATAAATGGTATCGCTGGTGAGCGATTTGGTGTACGAAACAGTGGAATCCGAGCTGTAGTAGAAGGTGTGGGGGACCATGGGTGTGAGTACATGACAGGTGGCAAAGTGGTCATCCTCGGTCCTACTGGGAAAAATTTTGCAGCAGGGATGTCAGGAGGCATTGCCTATGTGTTAGCAGAGGAGAAAGAATCCTTCCTGCAAAACTGCAATCTAGCAATGGTAGATATCCAAAGTTTACAAGACAAAAAAGAAATAAAAGAAGTACAACAAATGATCCAACGTCATGTGAAGTACACGGGAAGTGACATGGGACAGAGGGTATTACAAAACTGGAATGAACGAGTAGGTAAATTCGTAAAGGTCATTGCACATGAATATAGTAAGATGATCCAATATCTACAAGAAACCGAAGAAAGAAAAGAGAACACTACTACTTTACCTTGGGATGGGAATCAGAAGAAGAAACCAAAAGCAGCAACTACCAAAAAAAGAACAGGACTAGCATAG